The genomic DNA CCCTAAATTAGTGCAAAGCAAACTCTTGGCCCTTACCGAGCTACTGTTAATGAAAAATACAAATCAAACGTCTTAAATATTATTGATCCATACTTTATATCATGTTAATGCAGGCCGCATGAAACACCTAAAATACTGCTTAAGCTTGATTGTTCTAATCAGTTTTACAAGCCGTGCACAAGACATTTTAGAGCTTACTGAGAGTTCTTTGAAAGATTATCTAGGAGAAAAAAACCTCAATAGCTTTAATACAATAATTGCTCAGGAACAAGCTACTGTTAATCAAAAAGAATTTAAAGATCAGTACAGTGCTTCGGCCTTTGCTAACGCAACCTATATTAATACAAATGAAGAAGCGTTTATTGCTTTTCAGCCCATTATATCACCACAAAATATTGTGGAGTTTGGTGTACGTAAAAAAATTCCTTATGGTTTAGATGTTGAAGCCTCTATTGGTTTTGACAACCGACAGTTTGACCTTGGGTCTGGTAATGAAAACCCTTCTATTGCCACTTCTAGCCTTAATATTAACATGAATTTATGGAAAAATTTTCTTGGGAAGTTAGACCAAGCCAATTTAAATAGCTTCCAACTGCAACAAAAACGTGCAGATATTCAAAATAAAATAAACCATGCCCAACAACTTTATACATTGAGATCAATGTTTTGGAACCTTGTTGCGGTTAATGAACAAATTAAAATATCACAATCTATGGCCGATTTAGCTAAACAGCAGCTCAACAATGCTCAAAGCCGGTACCGCCAATCTGCAGCTGATTTAGCGGAGGTCTCTTTTTATCGTTCACAGCTGGCTTCACGCAATAATGCTGTGATAGTGTATAACTACAATAAACAAGTGATAGTGGATCAGTTTAAAAAAGTTATTCCTGAGTTATCACAATACAGTGATATTCAAGTGAAAGACTTTGATTCACAAAAAACCCGTAGCGATGTTTTACAATGTGTTAACTTTATTCAACAATCTGTTTCTGTTCCTGAGGATCAAACACTTTACTCTGAATTGATTAAAGTGGTGAAGGATTTTTACACCACTCAAAATAAAATTCACAAAACCTATGATGATATTGATATTAATCTTAATGCCAATATTTATACCCGAGCAGTGGACCCTTCTGCCTTTGATGCTTTTGAAGAATCATTTGCAGAAAATAGACGCGGCCTTATGGCAAGCTTGAATATCAATGTACCTTTAGGCAACTCAAAAACTGAAGTCAATAAAACCAAACTTAATCAAATGATGTTGGATAATGAAATTAAAACATTGCGGCAAAACTTTTTAACACAGTTCCAATTTGTCCAAAAAAATGCTTCTTTACTTTTGCAATCTATTGAACAGCAAAAAAATAATTTAGATAGTTTAAAAACGCGCAGTCGAGAAATTTTAAAAAAATTCAACCAAGGCCGTTTGTCTATCAGTGATTATATTTCTGATCAGGACAGATTGTTACAAACAGAACTACAGTTGGTTGATAGTCAAAATTTAATTATACAAACCATGTTGGACTATCTTAATATTTTTAGTAAGAGCCCATGCGCTTTTAATCAGGTGTCAGTATGAAACAGATCATTCAGTTCTTTATAAAAAATTATAAGTTCACTTACATTTTAATGGCCTTTACCATTATTTATGGCTTGATGGGTTTATCACAGATGAACTCTGAGTCCTTTCCCAATGTAAACTTTGCAACAGCTACCATTACTACTATGTATCCAGGAGCAAGCCCAGATACCATTGAAGAGCTGATTACCAAGCCCATAGAAGATGAGATAAGAACGGTTAAAGGCTTAAAAGACACCAAGTCTACCAGTCAAGCAGGAAAAAGCATTATTGTAGTTAGAGTTGATATGGATCATTATGACGTAGACACTGTTATGGATGATTTACAAAAATCAGTGCAAAGAGTCTCTAACCTACCCGCTGATTTAAGAGAAAGACCCAAATTTGAAGAACTTAATTCAGAAGAATTTCCTGCCATTGAATTGGCTATTTTAGGTGATAATACTAATAGAAAACGCGATGCATTTGCTGACTTTTTAAAAGACCGTCTTGAAGATAATAAAATGGTTCGTAATGTGCGTTTGGTTGGCTTTTCTCAAAGAGAGTTTAGTGTAAAACTGGATGCAAAAAAATTACAAAATAACTATGTCAGTATTGCGGAAGTTCTGACTGCATTAAAAAAACGCAATCAAAATATTCCTGCTGGAAATATTGAATCAACAGATCAACAATATTTGGTCACCTTAGATGGCAAAGTACAAAACATTGAAGAGCTTAAAAATATTGTAGTACGAGCTAACTTCTCTGGAAAAGAAATTTTACTTAAAGATATAGCACAAGTTGTTGATGGTGCCGCTGAGAGTGAAGTCTTGGCTTCTGTTAATGGTGAAGAAGCTACTCTTATGGTGGTGACCAAAAAAGGTGGTCAAGATACAATTGAATTGGTTACTGAAATTCAGGAAGTTTTAAAAAACACAAAAGTTCCTGATGGCTTAGAAATTAAGGTTTATAACAATGAGTCTGCAAAAGTTAAAAACAGAATGAACGTCCTGCAATCCAATGCTTTAACGGGTTTGGTCTTGGTGGTTGTATTTTTACTTATTTTTCTTCCCGGTGTGATCGGTGTTTTTGCCTCATTATCTTTACCTATTGCCATTATGGGAACATTTGGCATGATGTACAGTTTAGGTATGAATCTAGATGCCATTACTATTTTAGCGATTGTTATTGCGCTAGGTATGTTGGTGGACAACAGTGTGGTAATTAGCGAATATTTTAGTCGATTGGTGCAGGATGGAATGGATATATATGAAGCTGCTTGGTCAGCGGCTTATCAATTCTGGCTTCCAATAACTTGTACAGCTATGACAACCATAGCCGCCTTTTTACCCATGCTTGTTACCAAAGGCGTTATGGGCGAGTTTATTAAGTTTATTCCCATTATTGTCACTATTTCATTGGTTCTTAGTCTAATTGAGAGTTTCTTTTTATTGCCAGCAAGATTAATCTTTTCTACACGGCAAAAAAGTCATCATCTACAAAATGCAACCCACAAAAAAAACAGCGACTGGTTTATGCGCGTCTCAGATAAATTTGAAAGCTTGATGGCTATTCTGGTTCGTAGACGTTATATCGTATCTGTTTTTTTCTCACTCTTAATTATTGGTTCACTGTTTATGTTGGTTAAAGTGAATAAATTTATTTTATTTCCTGCTGAACAAACAGAAATTTATATTGCTCGTTTAATTGCACCTACAGGTACCCCACTTGAAAAAATGCATACGATAACACAAGAGGTTAGCCGCAAAGTTAAGGCTGAGCTGGGCAAAGATCTTGAGAATATTGTTGCACGTTCTGGTGTTTCTCAAACTGATCCAGGAGATTCCAAAGCTCGTGAATCTGACAATGTGGGTATGCTGGTCATTTATGTCACACGTGATGCTTCCTTTAATTTAAAGTACACCGATGCTTTACGCCGTTTGCGCACCATTGAACAAGAAGGTTTAGATGAACTTAATTTTGAAGTACAAGTCAATGGACCGCCTGTGGGTAACCCAGTTGAAGCAACGTTTAGATCTAACAATAAAAAACAGTTAGAACATGTCACTCAGACTGTAATCAGTAGACTAAAAGAAATTCCAGGTATTATTAACCCGCAAACTGATGATATTCATGGTGATGATGAAATTAAAATCATGCTTGATCATGAAAAAGTAGCTCGGCATGGACTTAACTTACAAAGTGTAGGTGATGCAGTGAAAACTGCTTTGGAAGGCACTTTAGTAACAGAAATTACTTTGGATAATAAAAAGTTTGATTTACAACTTAAGTTTGCAGAAAACTACACCACTAAAACTTCCGACTTAAGTAACATTAAAGTGATGGATAACAATGGCAACCTTGTAGAGTTATCTAAATTAGCACGTTTAGAAGTGGTTCCAGGCAGCCCAATCATTAAACGCTTTGACTTTCAGCGTTCAAAAAATGTTGTTGCAGATATTGATGAAGAACAAATCACCAGTATTGTTGCCAATCAAAAAGTACTAGAAATCTACAATGAATTAAAAAAAGAAGATCCTGAAGTCAGCATTGTCTTTGGTGGAGAGCAAGAAAACACCAATGAATCTATGGAGAGTTTGGGTAATGCCATGGTTTTAGCCTTGATAGGTATTTTTGGTATCTTGGTTTTCCTATTTTCTTCTTACCTGCGCCCTGTCATTATCATGTCCACCATTCCTTTGGGCTTATTTGGTTTTGCGGTAGCCTTTTATTTTCATGATAGACCTGTTAGCTTTTTAGCCATGATTGGTGTTATTGGCTTATCTGGGATTATTGTAAACTCTGGGATTGTACTGATTAGTTATATTGATGACTTAAGAAAAGAAGGACAAATGAACTTGGATGAAATCCTGGTTAAAGCCTCCGGTATGCGTTTAAAAGCAGTGCTAGTTACCTCTTTAACTACAGTGAGTGGTTTATTTCCAACAGCTTATGGTATTGGCGGTAGTGATTTAATGTTGATCCCAATGACCTTGGCCATGGCTTGGGGCTTAACCAGTGGTACCCTACTTACTTTGATTTGGGTTCCTTGCGCCTACAGAATTTTAGAAGATTGGACTAACTTTTTGGACCGTTTGTTTGGTCGACAAAAACCAAATTCACCGCAAAACGATAGTGTATTACCGCATGCAAAAAGTGCTTAAAAAATGTAAAGCTTATTATGCGTAGAACTTAGTAAGGCAACCTGCGATCTAATGTCCCCATGCGTTATCTTTCCTATTGTTAACTACCGAAAATTATTAAGGGTCAAAGGTATTTTTTATGGCATGTTTATTGAACAGTAATGTTTATGACTAAAAAAGTATTAAAATTTTCGGCTTTTATATTATTATTATCCACCATAGTTGTTAAGGCACAAATCAATGATGATGATGTGCACACGCTACGCATAACTAAATCTCAAATAATCAATGCACATATAGATTTTGACAATGATAAATCAGCTATTTTTTCAACAGTTGATATGCATTTTTTAATAGGTGAATGGCAATTGGTGTATGGTGTTGACAGAAGCTCTATTATTTTTCCAAATCCTAATGGTGAAGGATTTAGTAGAAGCAGAGGGTCACTATCAGTTACAGTTTATGCAAACAAGAGGTGGATTAATATTATGGAATATTCTGATATTTTATCTATTAAAGAATATGCAGGAAACTGGGACAGCGAACATATATGCTATGATTACAGCCCACTTATTCAAGAAAAAGACAGCTCATTTATCATGGCAAAACGTAGTTACAGAGATTGCAACCTTGAAGAAAATTTAGGTTATGTAAAGTTTGATGCCTCTGAACAAAAAACATACAAGTATCGTTATTTTTTAATTAGTGATGAAGAATACATCATCCAAAAAGTTGATGAGAATAGATCCCTGATTTATCATCGTCCTTTTGCTTCTTAAAAACCAATTGTATTGTTATTGGCACAGAAGATCAAAGTCAATATGATAATGATCATCATGTCTTACCCATACTCTGTTTTTTTGAAAACATGATTTTGTTTGATATTTTTGGCCAGTTGGATTCTTGTTTTAGAAAACTTTGCAACTGCGGATCAAAAATAACTTTTTTTATCAATACCAATGGCTTCTTTCCACTCATCCGTTGCATGGATTAATTTGCGTTTTTGTGTATCCCAAAAACCCATGGTTAAGATAGCATCGCAGCATAGGTCACCTTTGTCATTTTCTATCCACTGCCTTAACTCACCTATTTTTGGTTTAAAACTCTGCATTTGCGATTTGATGATTACTTTATCTCTGGCTTTGAGCTCTTTATGATACTTAATGTTAATGGCTAAAATAACAGGACCTGTTTTCGTTTCTTGTATTTTTTCAAGTCCAAAGCCCCTTTGACTGATAAACTCCCAACGGGCGAATTCAAACAACTGTAAATAAACCGCATTGTTTAAATGACCAAAGCTATCCAGTTGTGCTTCTTGAATGGTTGTAGGGTATTCAAAGATAATATGATTTGACATAATGGCTGTTTATAACGGAATTTTACATTGATTAAAACTTTAGATTAGTTTTTCAGGAGTATCTTTGCTGAATATGGAGGAATCAAAGCACAATTGTTGTAATTGTTACCCTCTGTATCTTGCATGCTTTTTTGATTCAATTTTACGGGTAAAGGATACACAGCATTATTAACTACAAATTGAACATGACTTTGTATATTTGGCCAAGAAACATTGGCTGCATGGAATCTAAAATTATCAAAATAGAGTTCTCCATAAGCTTCATCCACCTGAATCCAAATTCTAGCACTGGTTTCAGATTGTAAGGCAGAGAAAACAACTTCATTTTCTGTTCGGGTGTTTTGTATTTGTAAAAAATGTTCTTTAGCTAATAAATCATAAGGAGAACCCGATTGTCCTAAATACACTTTTAATCCAGGCGTGTTACTTTCTCCCAACATACTAAATCTTAAAACATAATCTTGGCCAGCTACAATTTCTCCAATAGGAAAAGAAACCAAGGTGGGCGTTGTAGATGGAGTCCCTTGATAACTTAAACGTAATGCATTGCCATCTAAAGGACTGTTGGTATCAATGGTCAGTTGATCTGTACTAGCAGCATTGTAGGACTGAGCTGGAGAAACGCCCGCATCAAAAGAGGCATTGCCAAATTTATTGGCCCCATTGAGAGATTGTACATCAGGTAAAGGTATCCCACTTGTCAATACTTCTGAATTTGTCTCTAGTTGAGTCAGATTTTGCCAAGGAGCCAATTTGAGAAAATTGTGTGACTCTTCTGGGATCACTTTTAAGGTTTTAAACAGTGGTGTTGCTAAACTGGGTGAAAAATATTTGTTTTGCCCGCCAGTGCCTGTTCCAGCCAGATGTATATCATCTGCAATCGTCCAATAGTAAATCCAGGGTTGCGTATTATCCAATGAAAAAAAGGTATTGTTTTTTATTTCTATATCTCTGATACCCACTGTTTGGTTATCTCTACGCATTTGAATGTGTGACTCAGCATTGTTATAAAAAATATTGTTGGTAACGCTAATATCGTAAGTATTATGCAGGTTCATACCATCTTTCTTGGAGCCATAAAAAACATTATTGTCTACGGTTATGCCGTTGGCTAAATCATCAAGGTAAATACCTCTAACCACATCAATATGATTGATGTTGGCACTTTCTGGGTCACTGGCTGTAATATTTTCAGAAACGGTTAAATTAGAATACAAAGTGTTACTTCCATTATAGGTATAAATGGCACCCCCATCATGTTTTTGTAGGCAATAATTTTTTACGTGATTCCTGTAAACGTGGGTATTATCACCACCAGCAAAACGAACTCCAATATAGCCCACATCTTGAATGTCATTGTATTGAATTTGGCCATTGGGACCCCATAAACTGATGGCTGTACTTTGATTGTCACCACTGACACCCATTCCAGGAAGCAATGCAGTTCTATGAACTTTGTTGTATTCAATCACTGCCTGATCAACCGAGATTAATTTTATTCCATTGCTGTTTGAATCATAGATAGTATTTTTGCGAATTGTTTTTTCTGGCCCTTGCCCGAGTTGAGTAATGTGCTCGCCGTAAATGGCAGTGTCCCCGGTAAACTCAATCAACATGTTTTGTACAATAATTTTTTCAGCACTGGCTACATCTATGGCAAATTGGTTGGCACCTTTAAGATGTAAACCATCCACAATAATGTTACTTCTATCACGTAAGTTAATTAAAGTATCAACACCACTGACGTAAATATCATGATCTTGTAAATTGCTGTTCCCCAAGTAGATATAAAACTGGTTACCGTCCGCATACCACTCTCCAAATTCATCTAAGGTATCAAGATGGTTTTGAATAAAATAACCATCGCCAACACCAGCATTGTAAGCTGAAGTATCCGTATAAGTTATTGTTTGTCCTGTGTGGCCTGTAATTGCATTTCTATCAACAATCCATGGGTTTTTTTGAATCACCACTTCTCCGCCTTGCCAATTGGGATTGCTGGCCAAGTCTGAATCCGTAAAGGCTGTATTGCCTTGGACGCTATCAATGGTGAACCAACCAGAATTGGGTTCACGCCCCATGGCTGTGTTTTGGTCATTGACAACAACCATATTTAAATTACTGGCCATGTTGATGGTTGAACTGAATATGCCATTGCCTTCATTATTCCAGTTGCTTACTTTTTTTAACCCGGTGATGATGGGTCGTTTACCCTCTCCATAGGCACCCAGATGAATGGCTTGTTGATTCTGTCCATCTTGAGTGATATTGAGAGAACCATAAAATGTGTTCCCTCTGGCAAAGAGAACTGAATCCCCTGGATTAAAAGAGGCAATCTCAGCATTCACTTTATCCAAGTTTTCCCAAGCTTGCTCTGGCGAAGTTCCTGAATTTTGGTCATTGCCCGTTTGACTATTCACATAATACACGGTTCCTTGTGCTGAATAAGACCTGCACTGACCCTCTTTTTCAAAGTAACCATCATCACAGGATACAATTTGACAGCTTGTAACGGCATTACAATCGCCGCCTGTACATAACGAGAAATTTTTCCCCTCACCATGGGCGATTGAACAGCTTTTTTCATGAACGGAGTAGCTTCCACAGGATGCAAGGCTGGATGTCCCTGTGCTAATAACTGAGTTTTGACAAGATAAGCTTATAGCTAATAAAAGAAAATAAACCATAAAAAACAGAGTGTTAAACAGTTTATTTAAAGTGATTTTTATATGTGTTTGCTTAAAATTCATAATCAGTAAAATGACAGCGCTATAAAAGTCTATTTACTATTTTACCATAACCCTATGCATATAAAACTAAAAAACTAAGGCCATTTAACAAAAAATAGATTGCCATACTGAGTGGCTAGCCCTAGAGTATCTAAATGCAAAAGCCTTATTCAGCAGCTTGCGAACGCAATAAAACGGTTATTTTTGATACTTTAAAGCCCTATTTAAATGGCCTTAACGGTGACCTTTTAGAGGTAGGAACCGGCACAGGTCAACATGCCGTTTACATGGCTCCGCAGCTAGAGCACATCACCTGGCACACCTCAGATGTTCCTGGGAATCACATGGGTATAAAAAGCTGGTTAAAAGAATCTAAAACCCAAAATATTAAAGCCCCTATCAATTTTAAGGTGGGTGTGG from Oligoflexia bacterium includes the following:
- a CDS encoding efflux RND transporter permease subunit is translated as MKQIIQFFIKNYKFTYILMAFTIIYGLMGLSQMNSESFPNVNFATATITTMYPGASPDTIEELITKPIEDEIRTVKGLKDTKSTSQAGKSIIVVRVDMDHYDVDTVMDDLQKSVQRVSNLPADLRERPKFEELNSEEFPAIELAILGDNTNRKRDAFADFLKDRLEDNKMVRNVRLVGFSQREFSVKLDAKKLQNNYVSIAEVLTALKKRNQNIPAGNIESTDQQYLVTLDGKVQNIEELKNIVVRANFSGKEILLKDIAQVVDGAAESEVLASVNGEEATLMVVTKKGGQDTIELVTEIQEVLKNTKVPDGLEIKVYNNESAKVKNRMNVLQSNALTGLVLVVVFLLIFLPGVIGVFASLSLPIAIMGTFGMMYSLGMNLDAITILAIVIALGMLVDNSVVISEYFSRLVQDGMDIYEAAWSAAYQFWLPITCTAMTTIAAFLPMLVTKGVMGEFIKFIPIIVTISLVLSLIESFFLLPARLIFSTRQKSHHLQNATHKKNSDWFMRVSDKFESLMAILVRRRYIVSVFFSLLIIGSLFMLVKVNKFILFPAEQTEIYIARLIAPTGTPLEKMHTITQEVSRKVKAELGKDLENIVARSGVSQTDPGDSKARESDNVGMLVIYVTRDASFNLKYTDALRRLRTIEQEGLDELNFEVQVNGPPVGNPVEATFRSNNKKQLEHVTQTVISRLKEIPGIINPQTDDIHGDDEIKIMLDHEKVARHGLNLQSVGDAVKTALEGTLVTEITLDNKKFDLQLKFAENYTTKTSDLSNIKVMDNNGNLVELSKLARLEVVPGSPIIKRFDFQRSKNVVADIDEEQITSIVANQKVLEIYNELKKEDPEVSIVFGGEQENTNESMESLGNAMVLALIGIFGILVFLFSSYLRPVIIMSTIPLGLFGFAVAFYFHDRPVSFLAMIGVIGLSGIIVNSGIVLISYIDDLRKEGQMNLDEILVKASGMRLKAVLVTSLTTVSGLFPTAYGIGGSDLMLIPMTLAMAWGLTSGTLLTLIWVPCAYRILEDWTNFLDRLFGRQKPNSPQNDSVLPHAKSA
- a CDS encoding acyl-CoA thioesterase; its protein translation is MSNHIIFEYPTTIQEAQLDSFGHLNNAVYLQLFEFARWEFISQRGFGLEKIQETKTGPVILAINIKYHKELKARDKVIIKSQMQSFKPKIGELRQWIENDKGDLCCDAILTMGFWDTQKRKLIHATDEWKEAIGIDKKSYF
- a CDS encoding right-handed parallel beta-helix repeat-containing protein gives rise to the protein MNFKQTHIKITLNKLFNTLFFMVYFLLLAISLSCQNSVISTGTSSLASCGSYSVHEKSCSIAHGEGKNFSLCTGGDCNAVTSCQIVSCDDGYFEKEGQCRSYSAQGTVYYVNSQTGNDQNSGTSPEQAWENLDKVNAEIASFNPGDSVLFARGNTFYGSLNITQDGQNQQAIHLGAYGEGKRPIITGLKKVSNWNNEGNGIFSSTINMASNLNMVVVNDQNTAMGREPNSGWFTIDSVQGNTAFTDSDLASNPNWQGGEVVIQKNPWIVDRNAITGHTGQTITYTDTSAYNAGVGDGYFIQNHLDTLDEFGEWYADGNQFYIYLGNSNLQDHDIYVSGVDTLINLRDRSNIIVDGLHLKGANQFAIDVASAEKIIVQNMLIEFTGDTAIYGEHITQLGQGPEKTIRKNTIYDSNSNGIKLISVDQAVIEYNKVHRTALLPGMGVSGDNQSTAISLWGPNGQIQYNDIQDVGYIGVRFAGGDNTHVYRNHVKNYCLQKHDGGAIYTYNGSNTLYSNLTVSENITASDPESANINHIDVVRGIYLDDLANGITVDNNVFYGSKKDGMNLHNTYDISVTNNIFYNNAESHIQMRRDNQTVGIRDIEIKNNTFFSLDNTQPWIYYWTIADDIHLAGTGTGGQNKYFSPSLATPLFKTLKVIPEESHNFLKLAPWQNLTQLETNSEVLTSGIPLPDVQSLNGANKFGNASFDAGVSPAQSYNAASTDQLTIDTNSPLDGNALRLSYQGTPSTTPTLVSFPIGEIVAGQDYVLRFSMLGESNTPGLKVYLGQSGSPYDLLAKEHFLQIQNTRTENEVVFSALQSETSARIWIQVDEAYGELYFDNFRFHAANVSWPNIQSHVQFVVNNAVYPLPVKLNQKSMQDTEGNNYNNCALIPPYSAKILLKN
- a CDS encoding TolC family protein, whose amino-acid sequence is MKHLKYCLSLIVLISFTSRAQDILELTESSLKDYLGEKNLNSFNTIIAQEQATVNQKEFKDQYSASAFANATYINTNEEAFIAFQPIISPQNIVEFGVRKKIPYGLDVEASIGFDNRQFDLGSGNENPSIATSSLNINMNLWKNFLGKLDQANLNSFQLQQKRADIQNKINHAQQLYTLRSMFWNLVAVNEQIKISQSMADLAKQQLNNAQSRYRQSAADLAEVSFYRSQLASRNNAVIVYNYNKQVIVDQFKKVIPELSQYSDIQVKDFDSQKTRSDVLQCVNFIQQSVSVPEDQTLYSELIKVVKDFYTTQNKIHKTYDDIDINLNANIYTRAVDPSAFDAFEESFAENRRGLMASLNINVPLGNSKTEVNKTKLNQMMLDNEIKTLRQNFLTQFQFVQKNASLLLQSIEQQKNNLDSLKTRSREILKKFNQGRLSISDYISDQDRLLQTELQLVDSQNLIIQTMLDYLNIFSKSPCAFNQVSV